In one window of Dokdonia sp. PRO95 DNA:
- a CDS encoding pitrilysin family protein, which translates to MKNLKTAAFVLMAGAFVVTSCKDNASGDKAQAADAKLSIDYEKYELENGLDVILHQDSSDPIVSLAIQYAVGSNREKTGRTGFAHLFEHMLFQESENVPQDQFFKTVQDAGGTLNGGTWKDGTIYYETVPNNALETVLWLESDRMGFLINTVTESAFENQQEVVQNEKRQRVDNNPYGHTGWVLDKNIYPEGHPYNWQVIGELEDLQNATVADVKEFYDKFYGPNNATLVLAGDFKTEDAKALIEKYFGEIKKRQDVAPLEPQPVTIAETKKLYHEDNFAQAPQLHRVYPTVQQYTDDAYALDFLAEILASGKKAPLYKILVKEKDLTSRTTAYNNSQEIAGEFHVIITANSGVDLDQIEAAIDEGLAKFEAEGVTDKDIERIKAGLETGFYNGISSVNGKAFQLASYNVFAGEPDFIEKDIENIKAVTKEDVMRVYNTYVKGKPYVQTSFVPKGQLNLIVENSVKADVVEEEIKENVTKVVKDEITEVVKTPSKIDRATPPSVGDAPALKIPSSWEAELSNGIEVYGISQNEIPTVNFNLVIEGGHLLDSMEKNGVANLMTDIMMEGTANKTPEQLEEAIELLGASINMYTSREAITIQGNTLTRNFAATMDLIEEILFEPRWDEEELGRIKTATINGIKRSAANPNAVANNVYNKVLYGEDHIFSYPTSGTEESVNSITMQDLKDFYNTNFSPSVSRFHIVGKIEKEDALAALADLESKWEAKDVTIPEYPVANNRDKSSLLFVDIPNAKQSVINIGYIGMARTDKDFYPAEVMNYKLGGSFSGAVNLILREEKGYTYGARTYFNGSKLPGTFTASSSVRTNTTGESVEIFRDEIKKYKEGISEEDLAFTKNALIKSNARRFETQFALLGMLQERSAYDLPTDYIEKEEDVIRNMTLEQHKALANKYLDENKMAYLVVGDAATQFAQFKKMGFDEVKMLDKDGNEVDLKNVKQ; encoded by the coding sequence ATGAAAAACTTAAAAACAGCTGCTTTTGTCCTTATGGCAGGAGCCTTTGTTGTTACCTCGTGTAAAGACAATGCCAGTGGTGACAAGGCACAAGCAGCAGATGCAAAACTCTCGATAGACTATGAAAAATACGAACTTGAAAACGGACTAGACGTTATCTTGCATCAAGATAGTAGTGATCCTATTGTATCGCTTGCCATACAATATGCCGTAGGTTCTAACCGTGAGAAGACTGGACGCACTGGTTTTGCACACCTTTTTGAGCATATGCTCTTTCAAGAATCTGAAAATGTACCACAAGATCAGTTCTTTAAAACGGTGCAAGATGCCGGAGGAACATTAAATGGAGGTACCTGGAAAGATGGAACTATCTATTATGAAACGGTACCTAACAATGCACTAGAAACAGTTTTATGGTTAGAATCTGACCGTATGGGATTCTTGATTAATACAGTAACCGAATCTGCTTTTGAAAACCAGCAAGAGGTGGTTCAGAATGAAAAAAGACAACGTGTAGATAATAATCCTTACGGTCACACGGGATGGGTACTTGATAAAAACATCTATCCAGAAGGTCACCCATATAACTGGCAAGTTATTGGCGAACTAGAGGATTTACAAAATGCTACGGTAGCAGACGTAAAAGAATTTTACGACAAGTTTTATGGTCCTAACAATGCGACACTCGTACTTGCAGGAGATTTTAAAACTGAAGATGCAAAAGCACTTATTGAGAAGTACTTTGGTGAGATCAAAAAACGCCAAGATGTAGCTCCACTTGAGCCACAGCCAGTAACAATCGCCGAAACAAAGAAACTATACCACGAGGATAACTTTGCTCAAGCACCACAATTACACCGTGTGTACCCAACAGTGCAGCAGTATACAGATGATGCCTACGCATTAGATTTCTTAGCTGAAATTCTTGCAAGCGGAAAGAAAGCTCCTTTATATAAGATTCTTGTAAAAGAAAAAGATCTTACTTCAAGAACAACAGCTTACAATAATAGCCAGGAAATTGCAGGAGAATTTCACGTGATTATCACTGCAAATAGCGGTGTAGATCTTGATCAAATTGAAGCAGCAATAGACGAAGGTCTTGCAAAATTTGAAGCAGAAGGCGTTACAGATAAAGATATAGAGCGTATCAAAGCTGGTCTTGAGACTGGTTTCTATAACGGCATAAGCAGTGTAAATGGTAAAGCGTTCCAACTAGCAAGCTATAATGTATTTGCTGGTGAGCCAGATTTTATTGAAAAAGATATTGAGAACATCAAAGCGGTTACAAAGGAAGATGTAATGCGTGTGTATAACACTTACGTAAAAGGGAAGCCATATGTGCAAACGAGTTTTGTACCTAAGGGCCAACTTAATCTTATTGTAGAAAACTCTGTAAAAGCAGATGTTGTTGAAGAAGAGATTAAAGAGAATGTAACTAAAGTAGTAAAAGACGAAATTACAGAGGTAGTAAAAACACCATCTAAAATTGATCGTGCTACGCCTCCATCTGTAGGAGACGCTCCTGCTCTTAAAATCCCATCTTCATGGGAAGCAGAACTTTCTAACGGTATTGAAGTGTATGGTATTTCTCAAAATGAAATCCCTACGGTAAACTTTAACCTCGTGATAGAAGGTGGTCACCTACTAGATAGTATGGAAAAAAATGGGGTTGCAAACCTTATGACTGATATTATGATGGAGGGTACTGCAAATAAAACTCCAGAACAGTTAGAAGAAGCAATAGAATTACTAGGAGCAAGTATCAATATGTATACATCTCGTGAGGCGATCACTATTCAGGGAAATACGCTTACGCGAAATTTTGCTGCTACCATGGACCTTATAGAAGAGATTTTATTTGAACCTAGATGGGATGAGGAAGAGCTAGGACGTATCAAGACCGCTACTATTAACGGTATTAAGCGCAGCGCTGCAAATCCTAATGCAGTAGCAAATAACGTATATAACAAAGTACTATACGGTGAAGATCACATCTTTTCTTACCCTACAAGTGGTACAGAGGAGTCTGTAAATAGCATCACCATGCAGGATTTAAAGGATTTTTACAATACTAACTTCTCTCCTTCAGTAAGTCGTTTCCACATCGTAGGTAAAATTGAAAAAGAAGATGCACTAGCAGCACTTGCAGATCTTGAGTCTAAGTGGGAAGCAAAAGATGTTACAATCCCAGAATATCCTGTAGCAAATAATAGAGATAAGTCCTCACTCCTATTTGTAGACATTCCTAATGCAAAGCAATCTGTGATTAACATAGGATACATAGGGATGGCTCGTACAGATAAAGACTTCTACCCTGCCGAAGTGATGAATTACAAACTAGGAGGATCTTTCTCTGGTGCTGTAAACCTTATTTTACGTGAAGAAAAAGGATACACTTATGGAGCGCGCACCTACTTTAATGGATCTAAACTTCCAGGTACGTTTACAGCTTCTTCAAGTGTGCGTACAAATACAACTGGAGAATCTGTTGAGATTTTTAGAGATGAGATTAAAAAGTACAAAGAAGGAATTTCTGAGGAGGATCTTGCTTTTACAAAAAATGCACTCATTAAATCTAATGCACGTCGTTTTGAGACACAATTTGCCTTATTAGGAATGCTACAAGAACGTAGCGCTTATGACCTTCCTACAGATTACATTGAGAAAGAGGAAGACGTAATACGTAACATGACCTTAGAGCAGCACAAAGCGCTTGCAAATAAATATCTTGATGAAAACAAGATGGCTTACCTCGTAGTAGGTGATGCCGCAACACAATTTGCACAGTTCAAAAAAATGGGCTTTGACGAAGTAAAAATGCTCGACAAAGATGGTAATGAAGTAGATCTTAAGAACGTCAAGCAATAA